A region of Sesamum indicum cultivar Zhongzhi No. 13 linkage group LG7, S_indicum_v1.0, whole genome shotgun sequence DNA encodes the following proteins:
- the LOC105166381 gene encoding F-box protein CPR30-like, giving the protein MMQEIPSEVLGEILSRLPAESLLRFRCVCKAWRRTIDDPIFIKLHVHRQLLEAHDSSSGVGQLILRGDLDARLYSLPMESLNSDGAKKVKAAFVKNSPLESYGEAKSPVGSCNGVMLISQSKGISFLWNPLIREFHRLPPLKLVSKKSRGLYHSVSGLGYDSAAYDYKVVKIAQVFDPRDRSFKSETVVYSLKLDCWRRIKDFPYRISRLTGGIFLKGVLHWISSTMPLKCMDDLIIGLDLGTEDYRLLSLPSKLSGVEKPSAKHLGVLGGCLILSCHYQIERLDVWLLEDYGAESSWIKLFSVAAMDSIGAVETLRPIAYSKCKRQVLLQHDKKEFLWLDLGTRLWKKIRIDDRPTTFSSQLCLASLVRINVGVGDGGCNSAHRPARERRCKVN; this is encoded by the coding sequence ATGATGCAGGAGATTCCCTCCGAAGTCTTGGGCGAGATACTATCCCGCCTGCCCGCCGAGTCTCTCCTCCGCTTCAGGTGCGTATGTAAGGCATGGCGACGTACAATCGACGATCCGATTTTCATCAAATTGCATGTCCACCGTCAACTCCTCGAGGCCCACGACTCCTCCAGTGGCGTAGGCCAGCTCATTCTTAGAGGTGACCTCGATGCTCGGCTTTATTCTTTACCTATGGAATCCCTTAATTCGGATGGCGCGAAAAAGGTTAAAGCAGCGTTTGTTAAAAACAGCCCATTGGAGAGTTATGGAGAGGCAAAATCACCGGTGGGCTCGTGTAATGGTGTTATGCTAATTTCTCAGTCAAAGGGAATTAGTTTCTTGTGGAATCCATTAATCAGGGAGTTCCACAGATTGCCACCACTGAAGCTGGTGAGCAAGAAATCGAGAGGTTTGTATCATTCGGTTAGCGGGCTTGGCTATGACTCTGCTGCTTATGACTATAAAGTTGTGAAAATTGCCCAAGTATTCGATCCTAGAGACAGAAGTTTTAAGTCGGAGACGGTGGTGTACAGTCTGAAGTTGGATTGTTGGAGGAGGATCAAGGATTTCCCATATAGGATTTCACGGTTGACTGGTGGAATTTTTCTGAAAGGTGTATTGCATTGGATTTCAAGTACAATGCCACTGAAATGCATGGATGACCTGATTATTGGGCTTGATCTTGGGACTGAAGATTATCGTCTGCTGTCATTGCCATCCAAACTCTCTGGAGTGGAGAAGCCTTCTGCAAAGCATTTAGGTGTGCTGGGCGGATGCTTGATCCTCAGTTGCCACTATCAGATAGAACGTTTGGATGTGTGGTTGCTGGAGGATTATGGAGCAGAAAGCTCGTGGATTAAGTTGTTTTCAGTTGCAGCAATGGATAGTATTGGTGCGGTGGAGACTCTGAGGCCTATAGCTTATTCGAAGTGCAAACGTCAGGTTCTTCTCCAGCATGATAAAAAGGAGTTCCTCTGGCTTGATCTTGGGACCAGATTGTGGAAGAAGATCAGGATCGATGATCGGCCCACCACCTTTTCTTCTCAGTTATGCCTGGCAAGCCTAGTTAGAATAAACGTTGGTGTTGGGGATGGAGGATGTAATAGTGCACATAGACCAGCAAGAGAAAGAAGGTGCAAAGTTAATTAG
- the LOC105166383 gene encoding polygalacturonase inhibitor-like: MATFHFLTLAFLFLSSISLAFADRCHPNDKKALLKIKKDLNNAYDFVSWDPKIDCCEWNSVECDEKTNRITSVAISNSDLKLPLPASVGDLPFLESLSFHKTNLTGQIPIVITKLSKLTFLDLRWNMLSGPVPSFLSQLKNLNYVGLSFNNFTGSIPPSLSRLPKLGGLLLDRNKLTGSIPESFADFHEKDFYLYLSHNQLNGTIPRRLGHTNFTLLDVSRNRLEGDISFLFGKNKSINTAYFSRNKLQFDMSKMEFPKTLGNLDLSHNKIYGSLPEGLTKIDYINLNVSYNRLCGRIPVGGHLQELDYTAYFHNRCLCGEPLPDCK; this comes from the coding sequence ATGGCCACCTTCCATTTCCTCACCCTTGccttcctcttcctctccTCTATCTCTCTCGCATTTGCAGACAGATGCCACCCAAATGACAAGAAAGCCCTTCTGAAGATCAAGAAAGACCTCAACAACGCCTACGACTTCGTCTCATGGGACCCCAAAATCGACTGCTGCGAATGGAATTCGGTGGAATGCGATGAGAAGACAAACCGCATCACCAGTGTAGCCATTTCAAACTCCGACCTAAAACTCCCACTGCCGGCCTCCGTGGGCGATCTCCCGTTCCTCGAAAGCTTGTCTTTTCACAAAACTAATCTCACAGGCCAAATCCCAATAGTTATCACCAAGCTCAGTAAACTCACCTTTCTTGATTTAAGATGGAACATGCTCTCCGGCCCGGTCCCTTCATTCCTCAGCCAGCTCAAGAACCTCAACTACGTCGGCCTATCGTTCAACAATTTCACCGGTTCAatccctccctccctctccCGCCTCCCAAAACTCGGAGGGCTTCTGTTAGACCGTAACAAGCTTACTGGAAGCATTCCGGAGTCGTTTGCAGACTTTCACGAAAAGGATTTCTATCTCTATCTATCCCATAATCAGCTGAATGGAACAATTCCCAGAAGGTTGGGCCATACAAACTTCACTCTGTTGGACGTTTCAAGAAACAGGCTGGAAGGAGACATATCGTTCTTGTTTGGGAAGAACAAGAGCATAAATACTGCCTACTTCTCCAGGAACAAGTTGCAGTTTGATATGTCTAAAATGGAGTTCCCGAAGACTTTGGGAAATCTGGACTTGAGCCATAACAAGATCTATGGGAGCTTACCTGAAGGATTGACtaaaatagattatattaATCTGAATGTGAGTTACAACAGGCTCTGTGGTCGGATTCCAGTGGGCGGACATTTGCAGGAGTTGGACTATACTGCGTATTTTCACAACAGATGCTTGTGTGGTGAGCCATTGCCGGATTGCAAATGA
- the LOC105166384 gene encoding ATPase 8, plasma membrane-type-like — MASSMSLEDIRNETVDLENIPIEEVFQELKCTRDGLTSDEGAKRLQIFGPNKLEEKKESKFLKFLGFMWNPLSWVMELAAIMAIVLANGGGKPPDYPDFIGIVVLLIINSTISFIEENNSGNAAAALMAGLAPKTKVLRDGKWSEQDASILVPGDLISVKLGDIIPADARLLEGDPLKIDQSALTGESLAVTKHPGDEVFSGSTCKQGEIDAVVIATGVHTFFGKAAHLVDSTNNVGHFQKVLTAIGNFCICSIALGMVIEIIVMYPIQHRRYRDGIDNLLVLLIGGIPIAMPTVLSVTMAIGSHRLSQQGAITKRMTAIEELAGMDVLCSDKTGTLTLNKLTVDKNLIEVFPKNADKDTVVLLAARASRIENQDAIDASIVNMLSDPKEARAGIIEVHFLPFNPVEKRTAITYYDSNGNWYRCSKGAPEQIIELCQLKGQILKKAHEIIDNFANRGLRSLAVARQTIPEKNKESAGDPWEFVGLLPLFDPPRDDSAETIKKALDLGVNVKMITGDQLAIGKETGRRLGMGTNMYPSSSLLGQSKDESIASMPVEELIEKADGFAGVFPEHKYEIVKKLQERKHICGMTGDGVNDAPALKKADIGIAVADATDAARSASDIVLTEPGLSVIISAVLTSRAIFQRMKNYTIYAVSITIRIVMGFMLIALIWKFDFSPFMVLIIAILNDGTIMTISKDRVKPSPLPDSWKLKEIFATGIVLGTYMAIMTVIFFFLASDTDFFSDTFKVRSIRNHPEELTAALYLQVSIISQALIFVTRSRSWSFIERPGLLLVGAFLIAQLLATIIAVYAHWEFARIKGIGWGWAGIIWIYSIITYIPLDIIKFGIRFALSGKAWDSMIQKRIAFTTKKDYGKGEREAQWAIAQRTLHGLSTTESSELFNDKSYRELSEIAEQAKRRAEVARLRELHTLKGHVESVVKLKGLDIETIQQHYTV; from the exons ATGGCTTCGAGTATGTCGTTGGAAGATATTAGAAATGAAACAGTTGACCTT GAGAATATCCCCATTGAAGAAGTATTCCAAGAGTTGAAATGTACAAGGGATGGTTTGACATCGGATGAAGGAGCCAAAAGGCTCCAGATTTTTGGACCAAATAAACTTGAGGAGAAAAAGGAGAGCAAATTCTTGAAGTTCTTAGGGTTCATGTGGAATCCTCTATCATGGGTCATGGAGCTTGCTGCCATCATGGCCATTGTTTTGGCCAATGGAGGG GGCAAGCCTCCAGATTACCCAGACTTCATTGGTATTGTTGTGCTCCTAATCATCAACTCTACCATTAGTTTCATCgaagaaaataattcaggAAACGCTGCGGCTGCCCTTATGGCCGGCCTTGCTCCCAAAACTAAG GTTTTGAGAGATGGTAAATGGTCTGAGCAAGATGCCTCAATCCTTGTTCCAGGAGACTTGATCAGCGTCAAGTTGGGGGATATTATCCCGGCTGATGCTCGTCTCTTGGAAGGTGATCCTTTGAAGATTGACCAATCGGCCCTCACTGGGGAATCCCTTGCGGTAACCAAGCACCCTGGTGATGAAGTGTTCTCTGGTTCCACTTGCAAGCAAGGTGAAATTGACGCCGTGGTCATTGCCACTGGTGTTCACACCTTCTTCGGTAAAGCTGCTCATCTTGTTGATAGCACCAACAATGTTGGACACTTCCAAAAG GTGTTGACTGCCATTGGGAACTTTTGTATCTGCTCCATTGCTTTGGGGATGGTGATTGAAATTATAGTAATGTACCCTATCCAACACAGAAGGTACAGAGATGGAATTGACAATCTATTGGTGTTGCTCATTGGAGGTATCCCTATTGCTATGCCGACAGTCTTATCCGTGACCATGGCTATTGGATCTCATCGCCTATCGCAACAAGGCGCCATCACTAAGAGGATGACAGCTATTGAGGAATTGGCTGGAATGGACGTACTTTGTAGTGACAAGACTGGAACCCTTACCCTCAACAAACTCACTGTCGACAAGAATTTGATTGAGGTGTTCCCAAAGAACGCCGACAAAGACACTGTTGTATTGCTTGCTGCTAGGGCTTCCAGAATTGAGAACCAAGATGCCATTGATGCTTCAATCGTCAACATGCTTAGTGATCCTAAGGAG GCAAGAGCAGGAATTATTGAGGTGCATTTCTTACCCTTCAACCCAGTGGAGAAACGTACTGCCATTACCTACTATGACTCTAATGGAAACTGGTACCGATGCAGCAAGGGTGCTCCTGAGCAA ATCATTGAACTTTGTCAACTCAAAGGTCAGATTCTAAAGAAGGCTCATGAGATCATTGACAACTTTGCAAATCGTGGTCTTCGTTCTCTTGCTGTTGCACGACAG ACTATCccagagaaaaacaaagagagtGCTGGTGATCCTTGGGAGTTTGTGGGCTTATTGCCTTTGTTTGACCCCCCAAGGGATGATAGTGCAGAGACTATCAAGAAAGCTCTTGACCTTGGTGTGAATGTGAAGATGATCACCGGTGACCAGCTGGCTATTGGAAAAGAGACTGGTCGTAGGCTTGGAATGGGTACCAACATGTATCCATCTTCCAGCCTTCTTGGCCAGAGCAAGGATGAGTCTATTGCTTCGATGCCCGTTGAAGAGCTCATAGAGAAGGCCGATGGCTTTGCTGGAGTCTTCCCAG AGCACAAATATGAGATTGTGAAGAAGCTTCAAGAGAGGAAACACATTTGTGGTATGACTGGAGATGGGGTGAATGATGCTCCAGCACTCAAGAAGGCAGACATTGGCATTGCTGTAGCAGATGCAACTGATGCTGCTAGGAGCGCATCGGACATTGTTTTAACTGAGCCTGGGCTTAGCGTGATTATAAGCGCAGTACTTACAAGCCGAGCAATCTTCCAGAGAATGAAGAATTATACTATTTATGCAGTTTCCATCACCATCCGTATTGTCATGGGATTCATGCTCATTGCCCTCATTTGGAAGTTTGACTTCTCACCTTTTATGGTGTTGATCATCGCTATCCTGAATGACGGCACCATCATGACCATCTCCAAGGACAGGGTGAAACCATCTCCACTACCCGACTCGTGGAAGCTCAAGGAAATATTTGCCACTGGCATTGTCCTTGGGACCTATATGGCTATCATGACcgtcattttcttcttcctcgCATCTGATACGGACTTCTTCTCC GATACGTTTAAGGTGAGATCAATCAGGAACCACCCCGAGGAGCTTACTGCTGCCCTTTATCTTCAAGTGAGCATTATTAGTCAGGCACTCATTTTTGTCACGAGGTCAAGAAGCTGGTCATTTATTGAACGCCCTGGTCTCTTGCTTGTCGGAGCTTTCTTGATCGCTCAATTG TTGGCTACTATTATTGCTGTGTATGCACACTGGGAATTCGCAAGAATTAAGGGCATTGGATGGGGCTGGGCTGGAATCATCTGGATCTACAGTATTATCACTTACATCCCACTTGACATTATCAAGTTTGGAATTCGCTTTGCATTGAGCGGCAAAGCTTGGGATTCCATGATCCAAAAAAGG atTGCTTTCACCACCAAGAAGGATTACGGTAAGGGTGAGAGGGAAGCACAGTGGGCAATTGCTCAACGAACGCTTCATGGCCTCTCTACCACTGAATCTTCTGAATTGTTCAATGACAAAAGCTATAGGGAACTGTCTGAAATTGCAGAGCAGGCAAAGAGAAGGGCTGAAGTTGCAAG GCTAAGGGAACTCCACACTCTTAAGGGACACGTTGAGTCAGTCGTCAAGCTCAAGGGATTGGACATTGAGACCATCCAACAACACTACACTGTATAA